Proteins encoded by one window of Martelella endophytica:
- a CDS encoding DUF4376 domain-containing protein: MNIFHYAPETGELVSGSVARLDPLEPHRFLIPAYATDLEPPTAADGEVAVFAEGAWSLRPDHRGQTWFDDEANPVEIDFIGAPAVRGLVAEKPFIPPTKAELSAYAARKSWETRIEGPLINGVRIKCDGEAIGLINGMAALAERDADRTFSFDAHGDGTAVLSLTAVEAIAIAERVGEFVQWTFDRRADVYAAIDAGTVSNQAEVDAAFAGMDEE; encoded by the coding sequence ATGAATATTTTCCATTATGCGCCGGAAACCGGCGAACTCGTATCCGGCTCGGTTGCGCGTCTTGACCCTCTTGAACCTCATCGATTTCTGATCCCAGCCTATGCCACTGACCTCGAGCCGCCAACGGCGGCCGATGGCGAGGTCGCGGTCTTCGCGGAGGGGGCATGGTCTTTGAGACCGGATCATCGCGGACAAACATGGTTCGACGATGAAGCGAACCCGGTCGAGATCGACTTCATCGGCGCTCCCGCCGTCCGCGGCCTTGTTGCCGAAAAGCCGTTTATACCGCCCACCAAGGCAGAGTTGTCTGCATATGCGGCACGGAAGTCATGGGAAACCCGTATCGAGGGGCCTTTGATCAATGGCGTCCGTATTAAATGCGACGGCGAAGCGATCGGCCTGATCAACGGTATGGCGGCACTGGCCGAACGGGATGCCGACCGAACATTCTCCTTCGATGCGCATGGGGATGGGACGGCTGTTCTTTCGCTCACGGCGGTCGAAGCGATCGCCATCGCAGAACGGGTCGGCGAATTCGTGCAATGGACCTTCGACCGGCGTGCGGACGTCTATGCCGCAATCGACGCCGGCACTGTCTCAAACCAAGCCGAGGTCGACGCGGCCTTTGCCGGCATGGACGAAGAGTAG
- a CDS encoding phage tail protein, which yields MDRITGTAVVDLGNGKRGFQDQILSTGGGSQEGTVVTAKWLNSVQEELLNVIVQSGQLPDDGDLTQLSKAIAEMIRNTVPPGTGSTWYTNEPPAGWLECDGALISRTAYAGLFAAIGTTFGGGDGATTFKLPDLRGEFLRGWDHGRGVDAGRAFGSFQKGTLVGGYDDNVDGANGSIVQGKSEGAEIGADPVYPGQYTQTVTVYGSSDPTVVFANMNSWYAVTRPRNIAPMFIIKY from the coding sequence ATGGACCGGATTACAGGCACGGCCGTCGTCGATTTGGGCAACGGCAAACGAGGGTTTCAGGATCAGATACTGTCGACCGGAGGCGGCAGCCAGGAAGGCACTGTGGTTACGGCCAAGTGGCTGAACAGTGTTCAAGAAGAGCTGCTGAACGTGATCGTTCAGTCTGGCCAACTTCCCGACGATGGCGACCTGACGCAGCTTTCGAAAGCGATTGCCGAGATGATCCGCAACACCGTTCCACCGGGTACCGGATCCACCTGGTACACCAACGAACCTCCAGCCGGTTGGCTCGAATGTGACGGCGCCCTGATATCGCGAACGGCATATGCTGGACTGTTCGCCGCGATCGGGACAACCTTCGGCGGCGGTGACGGCGCCACGACATTCAAGCTTCCGGATCTTCGCGGTGAGTTTCTGCGCGGATGGGATCACGGTCGCGGCGTTGACGCTGGCCGTGCATTCGGCTCTTTCCAGAAGGGGACCCTGGTCGGTGGTTACGATGACAATGTTGATGGCGCGAACGGGTCTATCGTCCAGGGAAAAAGTGAGGGCGCGGAGATCGGCGCGGACCCGGTCTATCCGGGGCAATACACGCAAACAGTCACCGTTTACGGCAGTTCGGACCCGACCGTCGTGTTCGCCAACATGAACTCGTGGTACGCGGTCACGCGGCCACGCAATATCGCTCCCATGTTCATCATCAAATACTGA
- a CDS encoding putative phage tail protein, giving the protein MRRIADIVRSLRAHWPLGFARPRAGGFMDALFAAFAGEIQEGERVAAAMMDEIDPRTADACLADFERVLGPDPAKRDLQLAGIDERRRLAHQRWTAKGGQSVPYFLGIGEVLNLDITITEFWPSRAGVLRAGTPLIAEGEQFTWLVSMPAVEVTAFRAGANRAGHSLAAFQVNGSAEAYFLLIKPAHTRLIFQYSGA; this is encoded by the coding sequence ATGAGACGAATCGCCGATATCGTCCGCTCGCTTCGCGCCCATTGGCCGCTCGGCTTTGCCCGGCCAAGGGCGGGCGGCTTCATGGATGCGCTCTTTGCAGCCTTCGCCGGCGAGATACAGGAAGGCGAGCGGGTCGCCGCCGCCATGATGGACGAGATCGACCCGCGCACGGCCGATGCCTGCCTTGCCGATTTCGAGCGCGTGCTCGGGCCTGATCCGGCAAAGCGCGACCTGCAGCTCGCCGGCATCGACGAACGAAGAAGGCTGGCCCACCAGCGCTGGACTGCCAAGGGAGGCCAGTCCGTGCCCTATTTTCTCGGCATCGGCGAAGTGCTCAACCTCGACATCACAATCACCGAGTTCTGGCCGTCACGGGCCGGTGTGCTGCGTGCCGGTACGCCTCTGATTGCCGAGGGCGAACAGTTCACCTGGCTGGTTTCGATGCCGGCCGTGGAGGTGACCGCCTTTCGCGCGGGTGCGAACCGGGCCGGGCATTCGCTTGCGGCATTTCAGGTGAACGGTTCGGCCGAGGCGTATTTTTTGCTCATAAAACCGGCGCATACGCGCCTCATTTTCCAGTATTCGGGAGCTTAG
- a CDS encoding baseplate J/gp47 family protein — protein MSWPVPSAKTIAARMAATLEAGLAGVLDAKAISYTPKAISFAVRSSRGLLAWILRSVSLELRSIHSHVAWWGRQYFVDTAEDEFVLRHASIWGVKQRGATYAVGSVAITGEPGTVLPADLQMTSSEGRVFALDVETTIGADGTVTAPATAAAAGTAGNYEAGIQLSTVEPWPEIDTITIAVAFSGGADEMPVAELQSATIAHIRKPPQGGAGYDYSDWLDDKFAIKAVRIIPDVVGRGSVGVVVAMKDEDGIGRAPSDDERAAMLAHLGRPLTPEGVRPVTAYVSVHAAEIVAVPLTVRIRPDTPVVRAAIEEAFGRFIATLGDDDDTGNDTPIGATIEVSRLSEEISAANGEYAHDLIVPAETYTLGAYQFPVTGAISFAEAE, from the coding sequence ATGAGCTGGCCCGTTCCCTCCGCCAAGACGATCGCGGCCCGCATGGCGGCAACGCTGGAGGCCGGCCTTGCCGGGGTGCTCGACGCAAAGGCTATTTCCTACACACCGAAAGCGATCTCGTTTGCGGTTCGCTCCTCGCGCGGCCTGCTTGCCTGGATCTTGCGGTCGGTCTCGCTGGAGCTCCGCTCCATCCATAGCCATGTGGCCTGGTGGGGCCGGCAATATTTCGTGGATACGGCCGAGGATGAGTTCGTCCTGCGCCACGCCTCGATCTGGGGCGTCAAGCAGCGCGGCGCGACCTATGCGGTCGGCTCCGTGGCGATCACCGGCGAACCCGGCACGGTGCTGCCGGCCGATCTTCAGATGACCTCGTCGGAAGGCCGCGTCTTCGCCCTCGATGTTGAGACCACGATCGGCGCGGATGGCACGGTGACGGCGCCCGCGACGGCGGCAGCCGCCGGGACCGCCGGCAACTACGAAGCCGGCATTCAGCTTTCAACGGTCGAGCCCTGGCCGGAGATCGACACGATCACCATCGCCGTCGCCTTTTCCGGCGGCGCCGACGAGATGCCGGTCGCCGAGCTTCAGTCGGCGACCATCGCCCATATTCGCAAGCCACCGCAGGGCGGCGCCGGCTACGATTATTCCGACTGGCTCGACGACAAATTCGCGATCAAGGCGGTGCGGATCATTCCCGATGTCGTCGGCCGTGGCTCCGTCGGCGTCGTGGTCGCCATGAAGGACGAAGACGGCATTGGCCGGGCGCCGAGCGATGATGAGCGCGCCGCGATGCTTGCCCATCTCGGCCGGCCGCTGACGCCGGAGGGCGTTCGCCCGGTCACCGCCTATGTCAGCGTCCACGCCGCCGAGATCGTCGCCGTGCCGCTCACCGTCAGGATCAGGCCGGACACGCCGGTGGTACGCGCCGCGATCGAGGAGGCCTTCGGACGGTTCATCGCGACACTTGGCGATGACGACGACACCGGCAACGACACGCCGATCGGCGCGACGATCGAAGTCTCCCGCCTCTCGGAGGAGATCTCGGCCGCCAATGGCGAATATGCCCATGACCTGATCGTGCCGGCCGAGACCTACACGCTTGGCGCCTATCAGTTCCCGGTCACGGGCGCGATCAGCTTCGCGGAGGCGGAATGA
- a CDS encoding phage GP46 family protein, with amino-acid sequence MLAPMFCDVALILDQDARACDISLGADGDLVIDTTPATPMLMSIGLDARALAGDTLPDGRSQWSANPSSFLERRGSAGDALDIDGRFSGSRLWELSRNKQTEETRLLAEYFAAESLFWAEDMTGETAEVEAWWHARNLLRLRCSVSGEAIEITKRVDQ; translated from the coding sequence ATGCTCGCGCCCATGTTTTGCGATGTTGCCCTCATTCTCGATCAGGATGCCCGCGCCTGCGATATCTCACTCGGCGCCGATGGCGATCTTGTGATCGACACCACGCCCGCGACGCCGATGCTGATGTCGATCGGGCTCGACGCCCGCGCGCTTGCCGGCGACACGCTGCCGGATGGCCGCTCGCAATGGTCGGCCAATCCCTCCTCCTTCCTCGAACGCCGCGGCAGCGCCGGAGACGCGCTCGATATCGACGGCCGCTTTTCCGGCTCTAGGCTCTGGGAGCTTTCCCGGAACAAGCAGACCGAGGAGACCCGGCTTCTCGCCGAATACTTCGCCGCCGAAAGCCTGTTCTGGGCCGAGGATATGACCGGCGAGACGGCCGAGGTCGAAGCCTGGTGGCATGCCCGCAATCTTCTGCGGCTGCGGTGCTCGGTTTCCGGCGAGGCAATCGAGATCACCAAGAGGGTCGACCAATGA
- a CDS encoding phage baseplate assembly protein V: MTETNRGMIRRSVLKNVKDNGAVQTASVEVADGVWRHDVEVMQPYGFAAHVPEDGALAIVLAVGGDEGDLVVLPVANPSARMGGLKENEVGLYNSGGDRMVLKADGTLDIKTGAQITIKTDAGVFITAQILKVEGDIEASGNVTDKNGSMQEMREQYNGHGHPGGPPPTPQMT; encoded by the coding sequence ATGACAGAGACCAATCGCGGCATGATCCGCCGCTCCGTTCTGAAGAATGTGAAAGACAACGGCGCCGTGCAGACGGCCTCCGTCGAGGTCGCCGATGGCGTCTGGCGCCACGATGTCGAGGTGATGCAGCCCTATGGCTTCGCCGCCCATGTGCCGGAAGACGGCGCGCTGGCGATCGTGCTTGCCGTCGGCGGCGATGAGGGCGACCTGGTCGTGCTGCCTGTCGCCAATCCCTCCGCGCGCATGGGCGGGCTGAAGGAGAACGAGGTCGGCCTTTACAACAGCGGCGGCGATCGTATGGTGCTCAAGGCCGACGGCACGCTCGACATCAAGACCGGCGCGCAGATCACGATCAAGACCGATGCCGGTGTGTTCATCACCGCGCAAATCCTGAAGGTCGAAGGCGACATCGAGGCGAGCGGCAATGTGACCGACAAGAACGGCTCGATGCAGGAAATGCGCGAGCAGTATAACGGCCATGGCCATCCCGGCGGTCCCCCACCCACTCCGCAAATGACCTGA
- a CDS encoding phage baseplate assembly protein, translating to MIEVTIDGALFEGWTGAEVELDMKEFSARFSLYCHDQEASAAALAHVHSAKNKRLQRRAAVSIKVDGVTVLNGRIEKRSSNIEAAFADITVEGRCKLGDLVDCTALVDDTPAEMHNVKLEDAVARIIKPYGIGVRTEIDTGAPFPRYSIDLDESPFTAIEKGARQRQARVLSDGIGNVVITRSGGTRAADAITLPGNVLKASIDESDEQSYSKTIVRGTSERAGKKRGKASLDTTAEPLLPADRAAGDGSATRTERAGTAVTGIAEDEEIGRYRPKVYLARTKADHDSARAEAEWRRNTARGAAAEVTYIRRGHSVEGKLWRPNTIVPVSDAFNDINRDMLISKVTFIQNNDDGQITSLGVISPESFEKGEPKKKQRKNKVAKQKKALDTTAERL from the coding sequence ATGATTGAGGTGACGATCGACGGCGCACTATTCGAAGGCTGGACCGGCGCGGAGGTCGAACTCGACATGAAGGAGTTCTCCGCGCGCTTCTCGCTCTATTGCCACGACCAGGAGGCCTCGGCGGCGGCGCTCGCCCATGTCCACAGCGCCAAGAACAAACGTCTGCAGCGCCGCGCGGCCGTGTCGATCAAGGTTGATGGCGTCACCGTGCTGAACGGCCGGATCGAGAAGCGCTCGTCCAATATCGAGGCCGCCTTCGCCGATATCACCGTCGAGGGCCGTTGCAAGCTTGGCGACCTCGTCGACTGCACCGCCCTCGTCGATGACACGCCGGCCGAGATGCACAATGTGAAACTGGAGGATGCGGTCGCGCGGATCATCAAACCCTATGGCATCGGCGTGCGTACAGAGATCGACACCGGCGCGCCGTTTCCCCGCTACAGCATCGATCTCGACGAAAGCCCGTTCACCGCGATCGAGAAAGGCGCCCGCCAGCGCCAGGCGCGGGTTCTCTCCGATGGTATCGGCAATGTGGTGATCACCCGCTCCGGCGGCACCCGCGCTGCCGACGCGATCACGCTGCCAGGCAATGTGCTGAAGGCCTCGATCGATGAGAGCGACGAGCAAAGCTATTCGAAGACGATCGTGCGCGGCACCAGCGAGCGTGCCGGCAAGAAGCGCGGCAAGGCAAGCCTCGACACCACGGCCGAGCCGCTTCTGCCGGCCGATCGCGCCGCCGGCGATGGCAGCGCCACGAGAACCGAGCGAGCGGGTACGGCCGTCACCGGCATTGCCGAGGATGAGGAGATCGGGCGCTACCGGCCGAAGGTCTATCTCGCCCGCACCAAGGCCGATCACGACAGCGCCAGGGCCGAGGCGGAGTGGCGGCGCAACACAGCGCGGGGTGCGGCCGCCGAGGTCACCTATATCCGGCGCGGGCATTCGGTGGAAGGCAAGCTCTGGCGGCCGAACACGATCGTGCCGGTCTCGGATGCGTTCAACGACATCAACCGCGACATGCTGATCTCGAAGGTGACCTTCATCCAGAACAATGACGACGGCCAAATCACCAGCCTCGGCGTCATCTCGCCGGAGAGCTTCGAGAAGGGCGAGCCCAAGAAGAAGCAGCGCAAGAACAAGGTGGCCAAGCAGAAGAAGGCGCTCGACACGACGGCGGAGAGACTATGA
- a CDS encoding DNA circularization N-terminal domain-containing protein, with protein sequence MATLPGLVTGYYRGIAFDVPDTTTKAGRRLVEYLFPGVDDAAYDDFGRAAAEVSINGVIIGDFYQAQAVALEAAFNQSGPAMLIHPWQGPMQVILTEPATISLASRELRAVRFSAKFRKVQTGFTSLSNGLSGVLTAVALVASAASLLASAVSTRSISAARTRAVNRSAGVVQDAAGVLQPVNGSARFLPRLQDATAQLAPTTPEAFDAEVADLASRFGEASQTPFVAAAAEAVPEVAATPAALTAIGVSLASSLAGAIAAAPSDPDRALIAAASAHCLSQAVAQVPYSDFDSAETALASRARMHAAADRLIESVGQLSSGRYDGEVDGLVSALEGLKAEVTGALNEIIGQLPETLTLTLAGPTDAWMIATHIAGENPAAIEAVWADIVARNRPRHPAQLPAGSIKVLKA encoded by the coding sequence ATGGCAACGCTTCCCGGCCTTGTCACCGGCTATTATCGCGGCATCGCCTTCGATGTGCCCGACACCACCACCAAGGCCGGCCGGCGCCTGGTCGAATATCTGTTTCCCGGCGTTGACGACGCGGCCTATGACGACTTCGGCCGAGCCGCGGCCGAGGTTTCGATTAACGGCGTGATCATCGGCGACTTCTACCAGGCGCAGGCGGTCGCGCTTGAGGCGGCGTTCAACCAGTCCGGCCCGGCGATGCTGATCCATCCCTGGCAGGGGCCGATGCAGGTGATCCTCACCGAGCCCGCCACGATCTCGCTTGCCTCGCGCGAGCTGCGCGCCGTCCGCTTTTCCGCGAAATTCAGGAAGGTTCAAACCGGCTTCACGAGCCTTTCAAACGGGCTTTCAGGCGTGCTTACGGCCGTGGCGCTCGTCGCCTCGGCGGCCTCGCTGCTGGCGAGCGCGGTCTCGACCCGATCGATCTCGGCGGCGCGCACGCGGGCGGTCAACCGCAGCGCGGGCGTCGTGCAGGATGCGGCGGGTGTGCTCCAGCCCGTCAACGGTTCCGCCCGGTTTCTGCCGCGCCTGCAAGACGCAACGGCACAGCTCGCGCCGACGACGCCCGAAGCGTTCGACGCCGAGGTCGCGGATCTCGCCAGCCGCTTCGGGGAAGCCTCCCAAACCCCGTTCGTCGCGGCCGCGGCCGAGGCGGTTCCGGAGGTCGCGGCGACGCCGGCGGCGCTGACCGCGATCGGCGTTTCGCTCGCCTCATCGCTTGCCGGCGCGATCGCGGCAGCGCCGTCCGATCCCGACCGGGCGCTGATTGCTGCCGCCTCGGCGCACTGCCTGTCGCAGGCGGTGGCGCAGGTCCCCTACTCCGATTTCGACAGCGCCGAGACCGCGCTTGCGTCCCGCGCCCGCATGCATGCTGCGGCCGATCGCCTGATCGAGTCGGTCGGCCAGCTCTCCTCCGGCCGCTATGACGGCGAGGTCGATGGACTGGTCTCCGCACTTGAGGGGTTGAAGGCCGAGGTGACCGGCGCGCTGAATGAGATCATCGGGCAGTTGCCGGAAACGCTGACGCTCACGCTTGCCGGGCCGACCGACGCCTGGATGATCGCCACCCATATCGCAGGCGAGAACCCGGCGGCGATCGAGGCGGTCTGGGCCGACATCGTTGCGCGCAACCGGCCGCGTCATCCGGCGCAGCTTCCAGCCGGAAGCATCAAGGTGCTGAAAGCATGA
- a CDS encoding phage tail tape measure protein, with protein MAGSGQMTLDVLVRLRDLMSGPLRRLSGAVRGFTGLAGRIGIIGAAVAGISFMAPIAGAADFQQKLLDMAGTAELTGAAAFKFTEQQKARFEDLALATGQTSDGIASAVANMFAAGLDGALIDGAIDDIARVATAANASTDDIAAVATSSMMTLGVPADQIEKVLAMLVTSGKLGAFELKDMARYFPSLTSQVAKFGVKGQEAVGFLGAALQIARKGTSDPAEAANNLKNFLSKILAPATVKNFKDMGVDIQAVMQDAATKGINPIEAVLQKVMKLTGVSENQIADMMEAAKANGLEGAEALDAVREQLVQIAGAGGLGELFQDQQVMDFLIPFMANVDEYKAIRDKMAEADGSIIDADFDTQMQGLNRQLITFREIGTQAVREVGMAFGEWLPAINTHLKAGLDQLRAWNEETNGGGREALRLGGAGVLLGGALGVIGFVLPPVIAGLRLILSPLWLAGKGALRLALYFYRAAAGSIGLQSSLAGMNGMKLSWLGRLATGFRGILFAIPGLSFLFEGLMAVMAAIGGALAGITAPIWALIAAIVAAVAAIGVAVWHYWEPISNFIAGFASVIWDAVGDVMGALSDFAGWVGGQVVDLAAFFGVDTAAISSELAEARAVVEGWWNELTGWFSGLDLWGSIKSVFTMKDYSDEMEAGFRDSGARAAQAMVDAVKGTIDELVSWFGNIGSRILSAIGSIDISSLISWPSWENRPKWMGGTGGATAQQAAPVAANGNFNGEITVKAEPGTAVTHSSAKTSGDVKLNTGRAVGMP; from the coding sequence GTGGCCGGATCGGGGCAGATGACGCTGGACGTTCTCGTCCGTCTACGCGACCTGATGAGCGGGCCGCTCCGCCGGCTTTCCGGCGCGGTGCGTGGCTTCACCGGCCTTGCCGGCCGCATCGGCATTATCGGCGCGGCCGTCGCCGGCATCTCCTTCATGGCGCCGATCGCGGGCGCTGCCGATTTCCAGCAAAAGCTGTTGGACATGGCGGGCACGGCCGAGCTGACGGGCGCTGCCGCCTTCAAGTTTACCGAACAGCAGAAGGCGCGGTTCGAGGATCTCGCGCTTGCGACCGGACAGACCTCCGATGGCATCGCCTCGGCGGTTGCCAACATGTTTGCCGCGGGTCTCGACGGTGCGCTGATCGACGGCGCGATCGACGACATTGCCAGGGTTGCGACGGCGGCCAATGCCTCGACGGACGACATCGCCGCGGTCGCCACCTCGTCGATGATGACGCTCGGCGTGCCGGCCGATCAGATCGAGAAGGTTCTGGCGATGCTGGTCACATCCGGCAAGCTCGGCGCCTTCGAGCTGAAGGACATGGCGCGCTACTTCCCATCGCTGACCAGCCAGGTGGCGAAGTTCGGCGTCAAGGGACAGGAAGCCGTCGGCTTTCTCGGCGCCGCCCTGCAGATCGCCCGCAAGGGCACGTCCGATCCGGCCGAGGCGGCCAACAACCTCAAGAACTTCCTGTCGAAGATCCTGGCACCCGCGACGGTGAAGAACTTCAAGGATATGGGCGTCGATATCCAGGCGGTCATGCAGGACGCCGCGACCAAGGGCATTAACCCGATCGAGGCGGTGCTGCAGAAGGTCATGAAACTGACCGGCGTTTCCGAAAACCAGATCGCCGACATGATGGAAGCCGCAAAAGCGAACGGGCTCGAAGGCGCCGAAGCGCTCGATGCTGTGCGCGAGCAGCTCGTCCAGATCGCCGGCGCCGGCGGTCTCGGCGAGTTGTTCCAGGATCAGCAGGTGATGGATTTCCTGATCCCGTTCATGGCGAACGTCGATGAGTACAAGGCGATCCGCGACAAGATGGCCGAGGCCGACGGCTCGATCATCGACGCCGATTTCGACACGCAGATGCAGGGCCTCAACCGCCAGCTCATCACCTTCCGGGAGATCGGTACGCAGGCCGTCCGCGAAGTGGGCATGGCTTTCGGCGAATGGCTGCCCGCGATCAACACGCATCTGAAGGCCGGGCTCGACCAGCTACGCGCCTGGAACGAAGAAACCAATGGCGGCGGGCGCGAGGCTCTGAGGCTTGGCGGGGCCGGCGTTCTGCTCGGGGGCGCGCTCGGCGTCATCGGTTTCGTGCTGCCGCCGGTCATTGCCGGGTTGCGGCTCATCCTTTCGCCCCTCTGGCTTGCCGGCAAAGGGGCCTTGCGGCTCGCCCTCTATTTCTACCGCGCCGCAGCCGGATCAATCGGCCTACAATCGTCGCTCGCCGGCATGAATGGCATGAAGCTTTCGTGGCTTGGCCGTCTTGCGACGGGATTTCGCGGCATATTGTTTGCCATCCCCGGCCTATCTTTCCTGTTTGAGGGCCTGATGGCCGTGATGGCCGCAATAGGCGGCGCGCTTGCCGGCATCACCGCGCCGATATGGGCGCTGATTGCAGCCATCGTTGCCGCGGTCGCCGCCATCGGCGTGGCCGTCTGGCATTACTGGGAGCCGATCTCGAATTTCATTGCTGGGTTTGCCTCGGTCATCTGGGACGCCGTCGGCGACGTGATGGGGGCGCTTTCCGACTTTGCCGGCTGGGTCGGCGGTCAGGTCGTCGATCTCGCTGCCTTCTTCGGTGTCGATACGGCCGCCATCTCGTCCGAGCTCGCCGAGGCGCGGGCCGTGGTAGAGGGCTGGTGGAACGAGCTCACCGGCTGGTTCTCTGGTCTCGATCTCTGGGGCAGCATCAAGTCGGTCTTCACCATGAAGGACTATTCCGACGAGATGGAGGCCGGTTTTCGTGATAGCGGAGCGCGTGCCGCCCAGGCAATGGTCGACGCGGTCAAGGGCACGATCGACGAGTTGGTGAGTTGGTTCGGCAATATCGGCAGCCGTATTCTCTCGGCGATCGGCAGCATCGACATCTCTTCGCTGATCAGCTGGCCGAGCTGGGAGAACCGTCCAAAGTGGATGGGTGGCACGGGCGGCGCCACCGCTCAGCAGGCCGCGCCCGTTGCCGCCAACGGCAATTTCAACGGCGAGATCACGGTGAAGGCCGAGCCCGGAACGGCCGTGACGCATTCGTCGGCGAAAACGAGCGGCGACGTCAAGCTTAACACCGGCCGCGCCGTGGGGATGCCCTGA
- a CDS encoding phage tail tube protein: MQTLGIIDIVWKGRTIPVKTGAKLRLGGIKNTATAYGRGVGRFQEFQGSEITATTNLEKGQSLVDLLDHEEGELQVVCDTGQTYVFEDAFLEGDRPETTGATDGQIELKWAAGEAQEIIG; the protein is encoded by the coding sequence ATGCAGACACTTGGCATCATCGATATCGTCTGGAAGGGACGGACGATCCCCGTCAAAACCGGGGCCAAGCTCCGGCTCGGCGGCATCAAGAACACCGCCACGGCCTATGGGCGCGGCGTCGGCCGCTTTCAGGAGTTTCAGGGCTCCGAAATCACCGCGACCACCAACCTCGAAAAGGGACAGTCGCTCGTCGACCTTCTCGACCATGAGGAAGGCGAGCTGCAGGTCGTGTGCGACACCGGCCAGACCTACGTCTTCGAGGACGCTTTTCTTGAGGGCGACCGCCCCGAGACGACGGGCGCGACGGATGGCCAGATCGAACTCAAATGGGCTGCCGGAGAGGCGCAGGAGATCATCGGATGA
- a CDS encoding phage tail sheath subtilisin-like domain-containing protein, protein MDFDEIPMTWYDPAIFIEVKPNYSQKGIYAWPEKVLIAGHKLAAGTLEPGQIRQITRGDEATAYFGRGSIGAEQVAAFRKVNKTTPLYVTTLADADDAVKATGTITFTGAPSQSTVLRFKIAGVRIRVSALATDNVAALATKLAAAITAEPDIVVTAAAAAGVVTVTAKNGGEVGNDIDLRVDVTAQPVPEGLTIAVADMAGGAGNPDLQDVLDLIENAWFTKLQHPWSDVTNVQLFAEWLNARYVATAKLDCHGFTGKRATYAQAVTLGDLTNCAFLSLSCLSRSPTSSWVHAAADCALAAFHLSNDPARQLKSLVVNGVEAPDIEDQFSWEERNLLLQHGVSTYLHLDDGSTVINRMVTTYKKTSLGVLDDAWMDIMVPATMSRIRYDWSAYFNTLYPRAKLVDDGKQFQTRRAEGDKAAGSAVVSPGRIKGTWAARCQRYAGLVWIENAEATIEASTFERDPNDRNRTNARQIVQIVGNQMVFASSLEFLV, encoded by the coding sequence ATGGACTTCGACGAAATCCCGATGACCTGGTACGACCCCGCCATCTTTATCGAGGTCAAGCCGAACTACAGCCAGAAGGGCATTTACGCCTGGCCGGAAAAGGTTCTGATCGCCGGCCACAAGCTTGCCGCCGGCACACTTGAGCCCGGCCAGATCCGCCAGATCACGCGCGGCGACGAGGCGACCGCCTATTTCGGCCGGGGCTCGATCGGCGCCGAGCAGGTCGCCGCCTTCCGCAAGGTCAACAAGACCACGCCGCTTTATGTGACGACGCTTGCTGATGCCGACGATGCGGTGAAGGCCACCGGCACCATCACTTTTACGGGCGCGCCTTCGCAGTCGACCGTGCTTCGCTTCAAGATCGCAGGCGTGCGGATCCGCGTCTCGGCGCTTGCGACCGATAACGTCGCCGCGCTCGCCACCAAACTTGCCGCGGCGATCACGGCGGAACCCGATATCGTTGTGACGGCCGCCGCCGCCGCCGGCGTCGTGACCGTGACCGCGAAGAACGGCGGCGAGGTCGGCAACGATATCGACCTGCGCGTCGACGTGACCGCCCAGCCGGTGCCCGAGGGGCTGACGATCGCGGTTGCCGACATGGCGGGCGGCGCCGGCAATCCGGACCTGCAGGACGTGCTCGACCTGATCGAGAATGCCTGGTTCACCAAGCTCCAGCATCCCTGGTCCGATGTCACCAATGTCCAGCTCTTCGCCGAATGGCTGAACGCGCGCTACGTGGCGACGGCCAAGCTCGATTGCCATGGCTTCACCGGCAAGCGGGCGACCTATGCCCAGGCGGTGACGCTCGGCGATCTCACCAACTGCGCCTTCCTGTCGCTGTCCTGCCTGTCGCGCTCGCCGACCTCGTCCTGGGTGCATGCGGCGGCCGACTGCGCGCTTGCCGCCTTCCACCTTTCCAACGATCCGGCGCGCCAGCTGAAGAGCCTGGTCGTGAACGGCGTCGAAGCACCCGACATCGAGGACCAGTTTTCGTGGGAGGAGCGCAATCTTCTGCTGCAGCACGGTGTGTCGACCTATCTCCACCTCGACGACGGCTCGACCGTGATCAACCGCATGGTGACCACCTACAAGAAGACGTCGCTCGGCGTGCTCGACGATGCCTGGATGGACATCATGGTGCCGGCGACCATGTCGCGGATCCGCTACGACTGGTCGGCCTATTTCAACACGCTCTATCCGCGCGCCAAGCTGGTCGACGACGGCAAGCAGTTTCAGACGCGCCGCGCCGAGGGCGACAAGGCCGCCGGTTCCGCCGTGGTTTCGCCCGGCCGGATCAAGGGCACCTGGGCGGCGCGCTGCCAGCGCTATGCCGGCCTCGTCTGGATCGAGAACGCCGAGGCGACGATCGAGGCCTCCACCTTCGAGCGCGATCCGAACGACCGTAACCGCACCAATGCCCGGCAGATCGTCCAGATCGTCGGCAACCAGATGGTGTTCGCCTCCAGCCTCGAATTCCTCGTCTGA